One segment of bacterium DNA contains the following:
- the gap gene encoding type I glyceraldehyde-3-phosphate dehydrogenase, translated as MAIKVGINGFGRIGRQVFRIMAERGGFDVVAVNDLTDAATLAHLLKYDSVHGRFDADVAVDGDDIVVDGDRLKVLAEKDPAKLPWKDLGAEIVIESTGKFRDRENASKHLAGGAKRVLISAPAKEPDWTVVLGVNGDDYDPDKHFIISNASCTTNCLAPVAKVLLDNFGVESGIMTTIHAYTNDQRILDFPHKDLRRARAAAVSMIPTTTGAAKAIGDVIPELKGKLDGFAVRVPTPNVSLVDLTVVVEKDGDAGAVNDAMRAAAAGPMKGILEVSDEPLVSIDYNHTSASATVDAALTKVLNKRLVKVIAWYDNEWGYSARLVDLAAKVG; from the coding sequence ATGGCGATTAAAGTAGGTATCAACGGCTTCGGCCGGATAGGCCGGCAGGTCTTCCGCATTATGGCCGAGCGCGGCGGCTTCGACGTCGTCGCCGTCAACGACCTCACCGACGCGGCGACGCTGGCGCACCTGTTGAAGTACGACTCGGTCCACGGCCGCTTCGACGCCGACGTCGCCGTAGACGGGGACGACATCGTCGTCGACGGCGACCGCCTTAAAGTGTTGGCCGAGAAGGACCCGGCGAAGTTACCCTGGAAGGACCTAGGCGCCGAAATCGTTATCGAGTCCACCGGGAAGTTCCGCGACCGCGAGAACGCGTCGAAGCACCTCGCCGGCGGCGCCAAGCGCGTGCTGATAAGCGCGCCGGCCAAGGAGCCGGACTGGACCGTCGTACTGGGCGTGAACGGCGACGACTACGACCCGGATAAACATTTCATCATCTCCAACGCGAGCTGCACTACGAACTGCCTGGCGCCGGTGGCGAAGGTCCTCCTGGATAACTTCGGCGTCGAGTCCGGCATTATGACCACCATCCACGCCTACACCAACGACCAGCGCATACTCGACTTCCCCCATAAAGACCTCCGGCGGGCGCGGGCCGCGGCCGTCTCGATGATACCGACGACGACGGGCGCCGCCAAGGCCATCGGCGACGTCATCCCCGAGCTCAAGGGGAAGCTGGACGGCTTCGCCGTCCGCGTGCCGACGCCCAACGTCTCGCTCGTCGATTTGACCGTCGTGGTCGAAAAAGACGGCGACGCCGGCGCGGTCAACGACGCCATGCGCGCCGCCGCGGCCGGGCCGATGAAGGGGATACTCGAGGTGTCGGACGAGCCGCTGGTCTCGATAGATTATAACCACACCTCCGCGTCGGCGACGGTGGACGCGGCGCTGACGAAGGTTTTAAACAAACGCCTCGTCAAGGTGATAGCCTGGTACGACAACGAGTGGGGTTACTCCGCGCGGCTGGTCGACCTGGCCGCCAAGGTGGGGTAG
- a CDS encoding TolC family protein → MRVLKLLAIFGACAAPVALAEGAPVTLSLADALERVLEVDEDYLGAREDVVKATAQITEAKSALFPRVALDASATKIFGLPTLLLEANSFGEGSPPEDIEFSAGYDENLNVGITATQPLYQGGRAWTAYRVSKSYYALAHEQLRQKLSDTVYNTTKAYYDAVLADEAVGVADTGVAVALSHVQATEDRYDAGLVSEYDVLRARVELTNLETAQRQAQDQRMAAARYVLTLLNLPPDTELALTDRLSYELEVYDLGESLAVAGERRPELTQLELTRLLAENNVKIARAGDNPSVYFSASFSEYADRFTLNFVDEWNDQTMLNLAVSWPIFDGFATRGRVRQARADLYKTELSKARLSEGIDVEVRGTYDGLKTAEATVRSQKENVTLAERGLDIAQARYDVGLMSNLEVLDAQAALTQARLGYYQSLHNYALAKLNMRRARGELDEIGL, encoded by the coding sequence ATGAGAGTTTTAAAATTGCTGGCGATTTTCGGCGCTTGCGCCGCGCCGGTTGCCCTCGCCGAAGGTGCTCCCGTTACGCTGTCGCTCGCCGACGCGCTCGAGCGGGTACTCGAGGTGGACGAAGACTACCTCGGCGCCCGGGAGGACGTCGTGAAGGCGACGGCGCAAATAACCGAGGCTAAATCGGCGTTGTTCCCGCGAGTGGCGCTCGACGCTTCGGCTACGAAGATCTTCGGCCTGCCGACGCTGCTGCTCGAGGCGAATTCGTTCGGCGAAGGTTCCCCGCCGGAAGACATCGAGTTCTCCGCGGGCTACGACGAGAATTTGAACGTGGGGATTACGGCCACGCAACCGTTATACCAGGGCGGCCGGGCGTGGACCGCCTACCGCGTTTCGAAATCGTATTACGCGCTGGCGCACGAGCAACTGCGCCAGAAGCTTTCGGATACGGTTTACAATACCACCAAAGCGTATTACGACGCCGTGCTGGCGGACGAAGCGGTGGGCGTCGCGGATACCGGCGTGGCCGTCGCCCTCAGCCACGTCCAGGCGACGGAGGACCGGTACGACGCGGGCCTCGTTTCCGAATACGACGTACTCAGGGCCCGCGTCGAGCTGACCAACCTGGAGACGGCGCAACGGCAAGCCCAGGACCAACGGATGGCGGCCGCACGCTACGTGTTGACGTTGTTGAACCTTCCGCCCGATACCGAGCTCGCGTTGACGGATAGGCTTTCGTACGAGCTCGAGGTATACGATTTGGGGGAATCGCTGGCGGTGGCCGGGGAAAGGAGGCCGGAGTTGACGCAGCTCGAGCTGACGAGACTGCTGGCGGAGAACAACGTTAAGATAGCGCGGGCCGGCGATAACCCGTCGGTCTACTTTTCGGCTTCCTTCTCCGAGTACGCCGACAGGTTCACGTTGAATTTCGTCGACGAGTGGAACGACCAGACGATGCTGAACCTGGCCGTCTCGTGGCCTATATTCGACGGCTTCGCGACCCGAGGGCGCGTGCGCCAGGCCCGGGCCGACCTTTATAAAACGGAGCTAAGTAAAGCTCGCCTCTCGGAAGGAATCGACGTAGAAGTGAGGGGAACCTACGACGGCTTGAAGACGGCGGAGGCGACGGTGCGTTCGCAAAAGGAGAACGTTACGCTCGCGGAGCGGGGTTTGGATATCGCGCAAGCGCGGTACGACGTGGGCTTGATGTCCAATCTCGAGGTTTTGGACGCCCAGGCGGCGCTGACGCAGGCCCGCCTGGGGTATTACCAATCGCTCCACAACTACGCGCTCGCTAAATTGAACATGCGCCGCGCCCGGGGCGAGCTGGATGAAATAGGGTTGTAG
- a CDS encoding phosphoglycerate kinase, with the protein MDVKTIDDVDVAGKRVLVRADLNVPLKDGRVADETRIVATLPTVRKLIGDGARVIICSHLGRPKGEVRPELSLRPVAAVLSEKLGRDVAFVETCVGAEAEEAANRLARGDVLLLENTRFRPGETENDPSFAKGLAALADVFVDDAFGTAHRKHASNYGVAEVVKPAVAGYLLAKEIQYFDQLLKNPPRPLVFVLGGAKLSTKLAVVTNMLATVDHFLIGGGMAYTFLKAQGYNVGSSLVEDDFLADAKNVLAEAGDKVELPGDHVIAKAPDEPASARAVDCPSIPEGYMGVDIGSETVQRFTAGTVGAGAIFWNGPMGVFEVAAFADGTEAVARAIAESGAVTVAGGGETVQAARQFGVAERLSHISTGGGASLKYLEGKPLAAIEILDRK; encoded by the coding sequence ATGGACGTGAAGACGATAGACGACGTCGACGTCGCCGGCAAGCGCGTGCTGGTGCGCGCGGACCTGAACGTGCCGCTGAAGGACGGCCGGGTGGCGGACGAGACCCGCATCGTCGCGACGCTGCCTACCGTCAGGAAATTAATCGGCGACGGCGCGCGGGTGATAATCTGTTCCCACCTCGGCCGGCCCAAGGGCGAGGTCAGGCCGGAGCTGAGTCTGAGGCCCGTCGCCGCGGTGCTGAGCGAAAAGTTAGGCCGGGACGTGGCGTTCGTCGAGACGTGCGTCGGCGCGGAAGCGGAAGAGGCGGCGAACCGTCTGGCCCGCGGCGACGTCCTCTTGCTCGAGAATACGCGCTTCCGGCCGGGCGAGACCGAGAACGACCCGTCCTTCGCCAAGGGGCTCGCGGCGCTCGCGGACGTCTTCGTCGACGACGCCTTCGGGACCGCCCACCGTAAACACGCGTCGAACTACGGCGTCGCCGAGGTCGTCAAGCCCGCGGTCGCGGGGTACCTTCTGGCCAAGGAGATTCAATATTTCGACCAGTTGCTGAAAAACCCGCCGCGGCCGCTGGTGTTCGTACTGGGGGGCGCGAAGCTCAGCACGAAACTCGCCGTCGTCACCAATATGCTCGCCACGGTGGACCACTTCTTGATCGGCGGCGGCATGGCGTATACCTTTCTCAAGGCGCAGGGCTATAACGTCGGTTCGTCGTTGGTGGAGGACGACTTCCTCGCCGACGCGAAGAACGTTTTGGCCGAGGCCGGCGATAAAGTAGAACTGCCGGGGGACCACGTCATCGCGAAAGCGCCCGACGAGCCGGCGTCCGCTCGAGCCGTGGACTGCCCCTCTATCCCGGAAGGTTATATGGGCGTCGACATCGGCTCCGAGACGGTCCAGCGGTTCACCGCGGGTACGGTCGGCGCGGGCGCTATCTTCTGGAACGGCCCGATGGGCGTTTTCGAGGTGGCGGCCTTCGCCGACGGGACGGAAGCGGTCGCCCGGGCGATCGCGGAATCCGGCGCGGTAACGGTCGCGGGCGGCGGCGAGACGGTCCAGGCCGCGCGGCAGTTCGGCGTCGCAGAACGGCTGAGCCATATCTCGACGGGAGGCGGCGCGTCGTTGAAGTATTTAGAAGGGAAACCGTTGGCGGCTATAGAGATTCTGGACCGAAAATAA
- the rpmE gene encoding 50S ribosomal protein L31, protein MKKDIHPEYELAIVRCACGNEVEIRTTRPGVNVEICSNCHPFYTGKQKLVDTAGRVDRFRKRYGLTEDGSTAEAIARGEKLRKDKEARAKTKKYAGAKAEAKPAKPKSKAKAEPAKKPPAEAKAKPARTKAEPKGEAGVAAESKPKTAEPKPEPKKAQAKAKSAAKPRTATKAKPPRRKAEPKGEAGAAAESKPKTAEVEKKTKGEPAAEGETKPAEKPPAEAKAKPATAEVEKKTDGEPAAEGETKPAD, encoded by the coding sequence ATGAAAAAAGACATACATCCCGAATACGAGTTGGCCATCGTCCGTTGCGCGTGCGGCAACGAGGTCGAGATACGTACTACCAGGCCGGGCGTCAACGTCGAAATCTGCTCCAACTGCCACCCGTTCTACACCGGCAAGCAGAAACTCGTCGATACCGCGGGCCGCGTCGACCGCTTCCGCAAACGCTACGGCCTGACCGAAGACGGCTCCACCGCCGAGGCCATCGCGCGCGGCGAAAAACTACGTAAAGATAAGGAAGCGCGCGCTAAAACGAAAAAATACGCGGGAGCGAAGGCCGAAGCTAAACCGGCTAAACCTAAATCTAAAGCCAAGGCCGAACCGGCTAAAAAGCCGCCCGCCGAAGCCAAAGCTAAACCGGCCCGCACGAAGGCCGAACCCAAAGGCGAAGCCGGAGTGGCCGCTGAAAGCAAACCGAAAACCGCGGAACCGAAACCCGAGCCTAAAAAGGCCCAGGCGAAAGCTAAATCCGCCGCGAAGCCGCGTACCGCGACTAAAGCTAAACCGCCCCGCAGGAAGGCCGAACCCAAAGGCGAAGCCGGAGCGGCCGCTGAAAGCAAACCGAAAACCGCGGAAGTAGAAAAGAAAACCAAGGGCGAGCCGGCGGCCGAAGGCGAAACGAAACCCGCCGAGAAACCGCCCGCCGAAGCCAAAGCTAAACCGGCAACCGCGGAAGTAGAAAAGAAAACCGACGGCGAGCCGGCGGCCGAAGGCGAAACGAAACCCGCGGATTAA
- a CDS encoding methyltransferase domain-containing protein — protein sequence MAGHKVDWTDERHRRIIEEQRKFIWTPEQLERLAAWIGFEAGGTMLDLGCGYGYIGRTYAPFISPGGRVVGVDREVALLEEARARAAEQSNGCVFDFACGGAYAVPLADGAVDVAFCQTLLMHLAEPERCLAEMVRVVRPGGVVVCNEPDNSPGGYAYVSTYKLEFEDVLEEARAGWTSYFGRKARGLGDSAVGTHIPEMMHRLGLVDIDGRQNEKVYFLVPPYDTPVQKHFKRMIVENFQRREEWKEEILENYLAGGGKAEEFERLWDKWGERGRDMVAALERGDFFIAGAGNFYIFTGRKPEK from the coding sequence ATGGCAGGCCATAAGGTAGACTGGACCGACGAACGACACCGCCGCATCATCGAGGAGCAGCGGAAGTTCATTTGGACGCCCGAACAGCTCGAGCGGCTCGCGGCGTGGATAGGTTTCGAGGCCGGGGGGACGATGCTCGACCTCGGCTGCGGCTACGGTTATATCGGCCGGACGTACGCGCCGTTCATTTCTCCCGGCGGCCGCGTCGTCGGCGTCGACCGCGAAGTCGCCTTGCTCGAGGAGGCGCGGGCGCGGGCGGCGGAACAGAGTAACGGATGCGTATTCGACTTCGCCTGCGGCGGTGCGTACGCGGTTCCGCTGGCCGACGGCGCGGTGGACGTGGCGTTCTGCCAGACGCTTTTGATGCATTTGGCGGAACCCGAACGATGCCTGGCCGAGATGGTGCGCGTAGTGCGGCCGGGGGGCGTAGTCGTGTGCAACGAGCCGGACAATTCGCCGGGAGGATATGCGTACGTTTCTACCTATAAGCTGGAATTCGAGGACGTCCTGGAGGAAGCGAGGGCGGGGTGGACGTCGTATTTCGGCCGCAAGGCGCGAGGCCTGGGCGACTCGGCCGTAGGGACTCACATTCCCGAGATGATGCATCGACTCGGCCTCGTCGATATCGACGGCCGCCAAAACGAAAAAGTGTATTTCCTCGTTCCGCCCTACGATACGCCGGTCCAAAAGCACTTCAAGAGGATGATCGTCGAAAACTTCCAACGGCGGGAGGAGTGGAAAGAGGAAATCCTCGAAAACTATCTCGCCGGCGGAGGGAAGGCGGAGGAGTTCGAGCGCTTGTGGGATAAATGGGGCGAGCGGGGAAGGGACATGGTGGCGGCATTGGAGCGCGGCGATTTCTTTATAGCGGGCGCCGGCAACTTCTATATCTTCACCGGCCGAAAACCCGAGAAATGA
- a CDS encoding TetR/AcrR family transcriptional regulator, whose protein sequence is MVEENNKKLSRREREKLARRREILAAARKVFGARGYEGATLDEVAREAEFAKGTLYSYFDSKAELFAELVEYEFDEVLAQAKEALEGEGDVAAAARAVIRVFLEFFESRADFYRAAMAYREAGQPEEVEKFRGAVMKRIGELGDLLGAKFSAGVHDGSFKEYDARFLGFLLLGVVHYYSVYTLRYGNAKKLTDGADMLCDIYLDGVRSLRPDAPEE, encoded by the coding sequence ATGGTGGAAGAAAATAATAAAAAATTAAGCCGCCGCGAGCGTGAGAAGTTGGCGCGGCGCCGCGAGATATTGGCGGCCGCCCGGAAGGTCTTCGGCGCCCGGGGGTACGAGGGCGCCACGCTCGACGAGGTGGCGCGCGAGGCGGAGTTCGCGAAGGGCACGTTATACAGTTATTTCGACTCCAAGGCCGAGCTCTTCGCCGAACTGGTCGAGTACGAGTTCGACGAAGTTCTGGCGCAAGCGAAAGAAGCGTTAGAGGGGGAGGGGGACGTTGCGGCCGCGGCTCGAGCGGTTATCCGCGTTTTCCTAGAATTTTTCGAATCGCGGGCTGATTTCTACCGCGCGGCGATGGCGTATCGCGAGGCCGGTCAGCCGGAGGAAGTGGAGAAGTTCCGCGGCGCGGTGATGAAGCGCATCGGCGAACTGGGCGACCTCTTGGGAGCGAAGTTCTCGGCCGGCGTCCACGACGGCTCGTTTAAAGAATACGACGCGAGGTTCCTGGGGTTTTTACTTCTCGGCGTCGTTCATTATTATTCCGTGTATACGCTCCGGTACGGAAACGCGAAGAAGCTTACCGACGGAGCCGACATGCTCTGCGATATTTATCTGGACGGCGTACGGTCGTTACGGCCCGACGCTCCGGAGGAGTAA